A portion of the Bubalus kerabau isolate K-KA32 ecotype Philippines breed swamp buffalo chromosome 1, PCC_UOA_SB_1v2, whole genome shotgun sequence genome contains these proteins:
- the LOC129628530 gene encoding olfactory receptor 2H1-like, producing the protein MPKATGSTNKSFPVGFVLLGYSEFPQLEMVLFWIVIFLYIMIILSNVTIILLSYMNPQLYTPMYFFLSNLSFLDLCFTMTVVPQMLFNLWGPDKSITYTGCIIQLGILLCVGATQGVMLVVMAFDRYVAICQPLRYTIIMHPQFCWKLVLMSWLSGLIESVTQTPITFQLPFCAHHCLDDFLCQVPSLIRLACGDTSTTEWQMTISAVLFTIFPMVLILTSYGYIAQTLGKIQSEEGRQKAIGTCSSHLTVVFMFYGTVAMVYTDPKNQFASKHGKFVSFFFTVITPLLNPLIYTLRNKEVKSVLQRQLRKGISIRKKRN; encoded by the coding sequence ATGCCAAAAGCAACAGGAAGCACCAACAAGAGCTTCCCAGTGGGATTTGTACTTCTTGGCTACTCTGAATTTCCCCAGCTAGAAATGGTTCTCTTCTGGATAGTGATCTTCTTATACATCATGATTATTCTCTCCAATGTGACTATCATCTTGCTCTCATACATGAACCCTCAACTctacacccccatgtacttctttcttAGCAATCTCTCTTTCTTGGATCTCTGTTTCACCATGACTGTTGTGCCCCAAATGTTGTTCAACTTGTGGGGGCCAGATAAGAGCATCACCTACACAGGATGCATCATTCAACTGGGCATATTGCTCTGTGTTGGTGCCACACAAGGTGTCATGCTGGTGGTGATGGCTTTTGACCGGTACGTTGCTATCTGCCAGCCCTTGCGCTACACTATCATCATGCATCCTCAGTTCTGTTGGAAACTGGTGCTTATGTCTTGGCTGTCTGGACTGATTGAATCTGTTACCCAAACACCTATCACATTCCAGCTGCCGTTTTGTGCCCACCACTGTCTGGATGACTTTCTCTGTCAGGTTCCTTCTCTCATAAGACTAGCTTGTGGAGACACTTCCACTACTGAGTGGCAGATGACAATCTCTGCTGTTCTCTTTACCATTTTTCCAATGGTGTTGATCCTGACTTCTTATGGCTACATAGCTCAAACTTTAGGTAAAATCCAATCTGAGGAGGGAAGGCAGAAAGCCATTGGtacctgctcctcccacctcacTGTGGTCTTCATGTTTTATGGGACAGTGGCCATGGTTTACACAGACCCTAAGAACCAATTTGCTTCAAAACACGGcaagtttgtcagtttcttcttcACTGTGATCACACCATTGCTGAACCCTCTCATCTATACCCTGCGGAACAAAGAAGTGAAGAGTGTCTTGCAAAGACAGCTGAGGAAGGGCATcagcataagaaaaaaaagaaactga